In Fibrobacter sp., the DNA window TTCCACACCCACTCCATCTGGGTATGCATTAAAAACCAGGGAAGTACATATCCTACAACAGGTGGTACCCAGTGGCCACTTTCCGGAAGCCGGATTATCTGTCCTTCCTGCTTTGCAACTGAACCAAGATTTGCCATCAAATTATAGACTGTTTTTTCAATCAAACCAAGACGCTCATTCTCTGATAGACCAAGCTGCTGGCAAAACGTGGTATCATCGAGTACCAGCTTGAAAAAACCCCAGAGGACATGCGCATGTGATGACGCCCAGTCGGTGTTTGCGGTACCATGGTAAAATATGGGGTCATTATTTGTAAACCATCCGCCCTGGAACAGTTTGACATTATTTTCTGAAGCTTTGGCACCTATTGTCTTGTCATAACAAAGTTCATCAAGATATTTCCGCTCACCGGTTGCCCAGAGCAGCCCAAGACAGGCAAAAGCTATATCATCATCCAGTTTTGTCTCACCATTGTAGGCAGGAGTATCTGTTTTATCCAGTCTGGTTTTTGTAAATTCATAAATAGCTTTTGCTGCAGCAAGACACCTGTCTGCATAAGCCGCATCGTACGGACGGTACATCTTTGAAACAAATGCCAGATTAGCAGTATACTTTCCAAGATAGTCGGTTGTCGGGTGATTTCTGGCTTCACGAGGAGGACCTCCCCGGAGCGTCGGCATCTTATCCTGGTTTTCGGGTTGCCCCCACCACATATGATCATTTTGAAAACTTCCCACTGAAGTTATCATTTTGCCCGGCTGACCACCAGCCAGATCGAACGAACGAAGAACAAAATCGGCTCCATGCTTCGCTTCATACAAAATATCCGGAATTCCATCAGTTACAAGTGTAATACCCTGATCAGCACTGTATACATCCGCATCACGGTCAGAAAACGCTGCTGCCGCCAATCCCAGGACAGCCGCAGTGTAGCTCATCGTCGCACCCTCTTTCAGGTGATCCCCGCAGTCATGCCACCCCCCCGTGACTGCATCCTGAAGATGACAGGCTCCGTGAAACCAGGACTGTGAATCGCCACACCGGTTTGCACCATAAAACTTCAACAGCGCATCACGAACCCAACTGTAAATCTGCTCATCGATTAAAAACTCCGCCGATGTATCTGAGCCGACTACCACCCTGTATTTCCCCGGAGGAAGATCTGGAATAATACCCTCGAATATTGTCCCGGAAACCTCCGGGCTGGTCATGATATAGCGGGTATCTCCTCCGCTGACAAGCGTTGCATTATTAGATGCTCTGATCTCTAACTGCCCTGCTGTCCTCTGACCAGTATTGGTCATAGTACCGGTCGCTGCCACATTAGATGAACCATCAATAACCTGAAAAGACGATGCGGAACCACTCGCCACATAGTAGAAATATTTTGTATCCTGGAGACGATACCCGGCCTGATTTACCCGGACCCTGGAGATTTTCAGATTCACAGAATCCCTGTAAAGCTGATCCATGGTATCAGGCAGAGGATTTGCAATGGGAACATAAGGAAGAGGGTCAGTAGCAAGCTGCCCGAAACTGTACCCGGCAAAAAGAGCTACAGCAATAAAACACTTAAAAGACTTTCTGAACATATCAACCTCAAAGTCTTATTATTAAAATGGATCTTATATTATTACTTAGTTACGGCATCCATATATATAGTTCATGCCGATTCAGGATTGGAAACCCAATTTATCTCTTGACAGAAAATAGCAGGTGATAGTGTGATGAAAGACAGGCCTCATCCAGGCTGATTGTTTTATAAAAAGCCTCTGGAATCACCCCTGAAACAGGTTTTTCATTCCTTACGGTAAGCAGCATATTTTGTGTTAAACTGGTACCCCTCTTTTCGTCTCATATCATTTTACTTCAGTCTAACCAAAAACCACTTTTCGCCTGAGCACAAGCATGAGAAAAACGCGAAGCGTTTACCCCTTTGCGTCCTCTGCGACCTCCGTGTTTTAAACTCTTATTCTTATGTCACCTGAACAGTAAAGGTGTGATGAATTGTAAACGATTTAGGAGAACCCTTAATCTCTTCTGGTTCCGTATTCTTCTAAACGCGAAGCGTTTAACCTTTGCGTCCTGCAATCGCGATTACTTTTAATCATAAGAGAATGAAAATCAAGTCTTTACATCAGGATAAACTCATGCATTTTCTTCTGGCAGAATTAAATCTTCCTGCGAACCGCCAGCATGGTTATATCATCGTAGGGCGGCTGACCGGCGCAATGCTCTTTAACTGCCTCTTCAACATTCTTTACAGCCTCAGTAGCTGAGCCAACCGGCACCTGAAGTATAGAATTCAGCTTGTTTTTAGTGAAAAACGCCCCTTCAGGACCCCTGGCCTCAGTCACACCATCTGTGTAGCAGAAAAGCATCTCCCCCGGTTCAAGCGCAATCTCATTGTGCGAAAACTGCCCGTCAGGAACAATTCCTACCGCGGGACCAGTCGTCTCGATCCACTTTCTTACTCCTCCCTGCGCACTGACAACAGCAGGAGGATTATGCCCGGCATTTACATAGGTTATCACATTGCGTTCCGGATCGAGAATCCCCATAAACAGCGTAGCATACATGTATCTGCCGTTGTTTCCGTAGTGATGATTTATCACATACTTGTTTGTCAGGTTTACAGCATCCAGGGGATGTGTCGCACCGGATAAAGCCTGCTCTGTAAGAGCCCTGATCAGGGTATTTATAAGTGCCATGAAAAGCGCCGCTCCTACATCTTTACCCGACACATCTGAGATGACAAGCACGATCTTTCCATCCGGCAACTTGAATACATCGTAAAAATCTCCCGAGACCTCCCGTGCGGGTTGGAAAGCAGGATGAATCTCCCAGTGATCTATCTCAGGAAGCCCCCTGGGGAGAAAACTACCCTGAATCTCCCGTCCAAGCTCAAGCTCATGCTTTATAGCCTCCAGATAAGCGTGCTCCGCCTCCCTGAGTTTCTGCAACTGCTGGTTTGCGACCTCGAGCGCAAGAGCCTGCTCCTGCACTTTTTTCATCAGTATCGCACCCTTCAGCGCACTGCTTATATGCTGACGCAGTATCTCATAAGTAAATCCATCACGGCATTTCCTGACCTCAAACACCGCAATCCCAATCTGATCTTCCCTGAAAAACAGCGGCTCCACAAGAAGCGATCTGGTTCCAGTACCTATCATACCTGCAGGAACAAGATCCGGAGCCTCAAACTCCGGTCCCTCTATCGGCATCGCCTGTCCAAGCGAAAGGAAAACCCTTAGCTTCTTCAAGGGAGACTTCGGCTCTGTATAAAGCGAGATCCAGCAGTTGTTAATCTCCAGCTTGGAGAGTTCCGCGGCGATAACCTCCTGAAGATGGCTGAAATCGAAAGCTGATGCGATAGACTGGCCGGCAGCTCTTAGCAGCGTCGATTGCCGCTCAGCATCGAGCCTGCGATGAGCCTGGGCTCTTGCGGCAGAATCCGCTATTGCCATATTTGCCTTCTGGAATATCTCCTCGATATGCCCCGGGATCCCCCCGTCAAAGATAGCGGTGGCTAATTGACGCATGACCGTGATCGCCTTCAGAAGTCCCGGCGTATCCCCTCCGGCAAGTGCAAGAGACCAGGCAACTCTGCTTAAAACCGGCAGAAACCCTCCCGGCTTTTCTCCGGAAATCTCGCCTATGAAAGAATCGGAAAACTCCCTCACCACGTTGTCATCTATGGCCTCCACAGCATTCATCCTGGCCCTCTCCATCACCGATGCCACTTCCCTGAAGAACAACTCTTTGTGCTCCTGGGAAAGTCCCGATAACTTCTGGAAGAGCCCATCCCTGGTTTTCTCCAGGCGAAAACACCCGCAGGATTGTCTTATTGTGATAGTTGCAGGGACTACAATTGTCTCCGGGGCACTTCTACCCTCTATCAGGCCGATAAGTGTCTCTACTGCCTTGCTGCCCATCTCATAAAGAGGCTGCCTTACTGTTGTAAGTGGAGGCGCGGAAAAACAGCTCTCTTCGATATCATCGAACCCGACCACCATCACCTCATCCGGAACCCTGATATGGCGCTCCTGAAAAGCCTTGAGCGCACCCAGTGCGGTGTCATCATTTGCACCCACCAGTGCCTCAAAAGAGAGCCCGTCACGGTCCAGAAGCTGATAAACAGCCCTGGCTCCTGCATCCCTGCTGAAATCCCCCGGCATTATCAGGTCCGGATCCGGCCTGACACCATGTTCAAGAAGAACCTCACGGAAAATCTTAAGCCTCTGCTCGGCTTCCTGATTTCCCTCAGGCCCCCTCACAAAAGCGATCTTTTTGCAGTTATGATCCTCGACCAGATGAGAGATAAGCTCCCTCATCCCTGAGGTATTATCGACAATCACCGATGGGATGCCTTGAACTCTCGGTCCCAGACAAACAAGAGGAATGTCTTTGAATTTACTAAGGAATTCATTGAATTCTGCCGGAGAAATAAAATTCCCCAGTGACCCGGAAATGACAAGCCCTTTAAGCTTATGGACATCTATGTGATTGTAGATGCTATTTCTCTGAGGTTCAAAAGGGTCCCATGAGGAAACATTGAGAGAACCACCGGCATAACAGATCAGAGAATACCCTCTTTTTACCGCCTCATCCGATACACCGATCCAGATCCTGGACTGGTAAAGACTGTTAACGCTCTCGGTCAGAAAACCTATAGCCGGAGCATCCGATTCCGAGCTTTTTTTGCTTGACAATTAAGACCCCTGTTTTAAATTCCGTCCACCTGTTTCTCCAAGTATCCTGAAACAGTGAAGCTCAAACTCCGATGTGTAATCAGGAGATTTTTTACTGAATCGTTTAACCGGAAGGTACCGATTCAGACCATGGTTCTTATACTGTATTATATAACGTTTACCGGAAAATGTCAAATTATGCCGGGTTTCGGAACCAATAGGAAGCCTCACCTGAATGTTATCACCAGATTAAAATTTGGGAATAGTGGGGGGAAAAAAAAACACGGAAAAAGAGGACACGGAAGTAAAACTCCTAAAAGGGACAGGCAAAGGGTCAATTTATTACTTCCGCGCCCCTGATTCCGCATATCAGAGGGGGATAATTCGGAATTTCCCTAAGGATTTCCCGAATCCAAAAACTTAGTGGTATGGTTTTGGTTGGCGGTTCAAAGAATTTATTCTGGGGTTTTTAGCCTGTTTTATAGCCTAAATTCCCCTTCCTCCTCTTCGGTATCGGTATCGGAATGCAATCCACCATTTTATCCTGTCATAATTGATATAAAAAATAGTTCCAGGCCCTGCCTTCAAGCATGCTTTTTCCTCTAAACCTTAGTATCTATCTTGCCAAACCTTACTCAACTCGTAAATGCTAACCGTTGGGAACTACTTTACGTCAACGCAGAGGGGATAGCCCAAGACCCCCCTTCGCTCAGGGCGTTCGTAGATTCTCTTAATCTTAAGGAAATGGGAATTAAAACACGTGAAAGTATTGATGGGCAACCCAGTTTTGCTCCATCATTACTTCTTAAGATCTGGCTTTACGTCTCTTACGGAAAAATAAACAGTTGTAGGAAATTGGAACGGATGTGCAAACGTGATATTGCACTCCTTTGGTTAACAGGAATGAATTCTCCTGACCATAACACTTTCTGGAGATTCTTCTCCGAAAATAAGAAGGCAATTAAGGAATTTTCAAAACATCGGTAAAGATAGCAATAAAAAAGATCTTGTAGGGATGGTATACC includes these proteins:
- a CDS encoding SpoIIE family protein phosphatase, translating into MSSKKSSESDAPAIGFLTESVNSLYQSRIWIGVSDEAVKRGYSLICYAGGSLNVSSWDPFEPQRNSIYNHIDVHKLKGLVISGSLGNFISPAEFNEFLSKFKDIPLVCLGPRVQGIPSVIVDNTSGMRELISHLVEDHNCKKIAFVRGPEGNQEAEQRLKIFREVLLEHGVRPDPDLIMPGDFSRDAGARAVYQLLDRDGLSFEALVGANDDTALGALKAFQERHIRVPDEVMVVGFDDIEESCFSAPPLTTVRQPLYEMGSKAVETLIGLIEGRSAPETIVVPATITIRQSCGCFRLEKTRDGLFQKLSGLSQEHKELFFREVASVMERARMNAVEAIDDNVVREFSDSFIGEISGEKPGGFLPVLSRVAWSLALAGGDTPGLLKAITVMRQLATAIFDGGIPGHIEEIFQKANMAIADSAARAQAHRRLDAERQSTLLRAAGQSIASAFDFSHLQEVIAAELSKLEINNCWISLYTEPKSPLKKLRVFLSLGQAMPIEGPEFEAPDLVPAGMIGTGTRSLLVEPLFFREDQIGIAVFEVRKCRDGFTYEILRQHISSALKGAILMKKVQEQALALEVANQQLQKLREAEHAYLEAIKHELELGREIQGSFLPRGLPEIDHWEIHPAFQPAREVSGDFYDVFKLPDGKIVLVISDVSGKDVGAALFMALINTLIRALTEQALSGATHPLDAVNLTNKYVINHHYGNNGRYMYATLFMGILDPERNVITYVNAGHNPPAVVSAQGGVRKWIETTGPAVGIVPDGQFSHNEIALEPGEMLFCYTDGVTEARGPEGAFFTKNKLNSILQVPVGSATEAVKNVEEAVKEHCAGQPPYDDITMLAVRRKI
- a CDS encoding transposase — its product is MGIKTRESIDGQPSFAPSLLLKIWLYVSYGKINSCRKLERMCKRDIALLWLTGMNSPDHNTFWRFFSENKKAIKEFSKHR